In Bordetella holmesii ATCC 51541, the following proteins share a genomic window:
- the ampD gene encoding 1,6-anhydro-N-acetylmuramyl-L-alanine amidase AmpD: MQLDRHGWLRPAPAVTRLPSPNVDARPPGAQVSLLVVHNITLPPGEFGGPYVADLFLNRLDLDAHPWFARLAGLRVSAHFFIRRDGSIVQFASIYDRAWHAGVSRFEGRERCNDFSVGVELEGTDRLPYTDTQYATLSELAQRLRARLPLRAARGHEHIAAGRKTDPGPSFDWPRFARGAGFLRRALPPR; the protein is encoded by the coding sequence TTGCAATTGGATCGCCACGGCTGGCTGCGTCCCGCCCCTGCCGTCACCCGCCTGCCCTCGCCCAACGTCGACGCCCGCCCGCCTGGTGCGCAGGTCAGTCTGCTGGTGGTGCACAACATCACGCTGCCGCCGGGCGAGTTCGGCGGGCCGTATGTCGCCGACCTTTTTCTCAACCGGCTCGATCTTGACGCTCACCCCTGGTTCGCGCGCCTGGCGGGTTTGCGCGTGAGCGCGCATTTTTTCATCCGCCGTGACGGCAGCATCGTGCAGTTCGCCTCCATCTACGATCGCGCCTGGCATGCCGGCGTGTCGCGCTTTGAAGGGCGCGAACGCTGCAATGATTTCTCGGTGGGGGTCGAACTCGAAGGCACTGACAGGCTGCCCTATACCGACACGCAATACGCCACCCTGAGCGAACTTGCACAACGCCTGCGCGCCCGCCTGCCTCTGCGCGCGGCCCGTGGCCATGAGCACATCGCTGCCGGCCGCAAGACCGACCCCGGGCCCAGCTTCGATTGGCCACGCTTTGCGCGTGGCGCAGGTTTCTTGCGGCGCGCACTGCCGCCGCGTTAA
- a CDS encoding ABC transporter family protein codes for MALLEVKDLTKRFGGLVANKDISLSVEQGEIVAIIGPNGAGKSTLFNGLVGQHEPTSGSVTFHGEPLAGKQPEQVAALGLVRTYQIPRSFGQMTVLENAMVGALLRHPRLADARREAMRVLELVGLAERHDVKASGLNVAGQKRVELARALATEPRMLLLDEVAGGLNPSEAIALAEILRGIHAAGVTLIIVEHVLEVVMRLAQRVLVLNFGQMIAEGPPQDIVRHPAVIEAYLGRKHRV; via the coding sequence GTGGCACTACTTGAAGTCAAGGACCTGACCAAGCGCTTTGGCGGCCTGGTCGCCAACAAGGATATATCGCTGTCGGTCGAGCAGGGCGAGATCGTTGCCATCATCGGGCCCAACGGCGCGGGTAAGAGCACGCTGTTCAACGGCCTGGTCGGGCAGCATGAGCCGACCTCGGGGTCAGTGACTTTCCATGGCGAGCCGCTGGCCGGCAAGCAGCCCGAACAGGTCGCAGCCCTGGGGTTGGTGCGCACGTACCAGATCCCGCGCAGCTTCGGCCAGATGACCGTGTTGGAAAACGCCATGGTGGGGGCGCTGCTGCGCCACCCTCGTCTGGCCGATGCGCGCCGAGAGGCCATGCGCGTGCTGGAGCTCGTGGGTCTGGCCGAGCGGCACGACGTCAAGGCCTCGGGGCTTAACGTGGCCGGACAAAAACGCGTGGAGCTCGCACGGGCGCTTGCCACCGAGCCGCGCATGCTGCTGCTCGATGAAGTGGCGGGTGGCCTGAATCCTTCCGAAGCCATTGCGCTGGCCGAGATTTTGCGGGGAATCCACGCCGCAGGGGTGACGTTGATCATCGTCGAGCACGTGCTGGAGGTCGTGATGCGGCTGGCGCAACGGGTGCTGGTACTCAATTTCGGGCAGATGATCGCCGAAGGACCGCCGCAGGACATTGTGCGTCACCCCGCCGTGATCGAAGCCTATCTGGGGAGAAAGCACCGTGTCTGA
- the palC gene encoding palC domain protein, with protein MRIKWWPWGLLTVACLVLLLFFVIYPLAVLFGNSVTGASGGFSLEGFTALAQDGEYLQALRNTLVLGAVVTGCTVLVGVPFAYMVARYDFPLKNLVAILPILTIVIPEIIVGQSWLLVLGNNGLLTNALREIGIDLPSFYGWSGMIFSMTLVYYTYIYLGVLAALRGFDGQLEEAGLSLAPPVAYPHPRHGPSHRSGRSGQCTGGIHAGRW; from the coding sequence ATGCGTATCAAATGGTGGCCCTGGGGCCTGCTGACAGTGGCGTGTCTGGTGCTGCTGCTGTTCTTCGTGATCTACCCGCTGGCCGTTCTCTTCGGCAATAGCGTCACGGGGGCGTCCGGCGGATTCTCGCTCGAAGGGTTTACCGCCTTGGCCCAGGACGGAGAGTATCTCCAGGCCCTGCGCAACACCCTGGTGCTGGGGGCGGTGGTGACCGGCTGCACCGTGCTGGTGGGAGTGCCCTTCGCCTACATGGTGGCGCGCTACGACTTTCCGCTCAAGAACCTCGTGGCCATCCTGCCTATCCTGACCATTGTCATCCCCGAGATCATCGTGGGGCAATCATGGCTATTGGTGCTGGGCAACAACGGATTGCTCACCAATGCGCTACGTGAGATCGGCATCGACTTGCCCTCCTTCTATGGCTGGAGCGGCATGATTTTCTCGATGACACTGGTCTACTACACCTACATCTATCTCGGCGTGCTGGCCGCATTGCGCGGCTTCGACGGCCAACTCGAAGAGGCCGGATTGAGCCTGGCCCCCCCCGTGGCTTACCCGCATCCGCGTCATGGTCCCAGTCATCGCTCCGGCCGTTCTGGTCAATGCACTGGTGGTATTCACGCTGGTCGTTGGTAA
- a CDS encoding glutathione S-transferase, C-terminal domain protein, translating into MLKIWGRLSSVNVQKVVWAVRELALPHTLTEAGGAFGGLDTPEYGRMNPNRRVPVIDDGGFVLWESNAIVRYLAARYGAGSLWPADPCVRADADRWMDWQTTEWQPAQGPAFLGLIRTPDDKRDAAAIEASIKRSTACALLLDQALQGRDFIAGPQFTMGDITLGCATHRWFGLPIERPDTPHLAAWYRRLMMRPAVQGVLTLPLS; encoded by the coding sequence ATGCTGAAGATCTGGGGACGGCTAAGCTCCGTCAACGTACAGAAAGTCGTCTGGGCCGTGCGCGAACTGGCGCTGCCCCACACCCTGACCGAAGCCGGTGGCGCTTTCGGCGGACTGGATACGCCTGAGTACGGGCGCATGAATCCCAACCGCCGAGTGCCTGTCATCGACGACGGCGGTTTTGTGCTGTGGGAGTCCAACGCCATCGTGCGCTATCTGGCCGCGCGCTACGGCGCCGGCAGTTTGTGGCCGGCCGACCCGTGTGTGCGCGCTGACGCCGACCGCTGGATGGACTGGCAGACGACCGAGTGGCAGCCTGCGCAGGGGCCGGCCTTTCTGGGCCTGATCCGCACCCCCGACGACAAGCGCGATGCGGCGGCCATCGAAGCCTCCATCAAGCGCTCGACGGCTTGCGCGCTGCTGTTGGATCAGGCCCTGCAAGGCAGGGACTTCATTGCCGGCCCGCAGTTCACCATGGGCGATATCACGCTGGGCTGCGCCACTCACCGTTGGTTCGGCCTGCCCATCGAGCGCCCCGACACGCCCCATCTGGCGGCATGGTACCGCCGCCTGATGATGCGCCCGGCGGTACAGGGTGTGCTGACGCTGCCCTTGAGCTGA
- a CDS encoding cytochrome C assembly family protein, with amino-acid sequence MSSGIVFHAVAALVYAVLGASMWRRLQKAGSVEQTGKIARFCLLGALVVHGYALREAILGTDHIFIGWALALSAAMWLGLIMYWLESFFIRIDGVQLLLLPAATLATLLAALFPQGVAVPHVGTPWLRIHLIIALAAYGLITIAALHAMLMALLDRHLHRPLDAPASRSIIGRVLDAQPPLLVQEQLLFRIIFIGFLVLSAAVATGSVASILLTGRILPFDHKTIFTLLSWLTFGGLLVGRQVRGWRGRVALRWTVAGFCFLILAYTGSRFVLEMILHRS; translated from the coding sequence ATGTCATCAGGCATTGTATTTCACGCCGTGGCCGCACTGGTCTACGCCGTGCTGGGCGCCTCGATGTGGCGCCGCCTGCAGAAGGCCGGCAGCGTCGAACAGACCGGCAAGATTGCCCGGTTCTGCCTGCTTGGCGCCTTGGTCGTGCATGGCTATGCCCTGCGCGAGGCCATTTTGGGGACAGATCATATCTTCATCGGTTGGGCCCTCGCCCTGTCGGCGGCCATGTGGCTGGGTCTGATCATGTACTGGCTCGAGAGTTTCTTCATCCGTATCGATGGAGTGCAGTTGCTGCTGTTGCCCGCCGCCACGCTGGCAACCCTGCTGGCGGCCCTCTTTCCGCAGGGCGTGGCCGTACCGCACGTGGGCACGCCCTGGCTGCGCATACACCTTATCATTGCTTTGGCCGCCTATGGGTTAATCACCATCGCGGCCCTGCATGCGATGCTCATGGCCCTGCTGGACCGCCATCTGCACCGCCCGCTGGATGCGCCGGCCTCGCGCAGCATCATCGGCCGGGTGCTCGACGCCCAACCGCCGCTGCTCGTGCAAGAGCAACTCCTGTTTCGCATCATCTTCATCGGTTTTCTGGTGCTCAGTGCGGCGGTGGCGACCGGCTCGGTGGCGTCCATCCTCCTGACCGGGCGCATCCTGCCCTTCGATCACAAAACGATTTTTACCCTGCTGTCCTGGTTGACCTTCGGCGGGCTGTTGGTGGGCCGCCAGGTGCGCGGCTGGCGTGGCCGCGTGGCCCTGCGCTGGACGGTAGCGGGGTTCTGCTTTCTGATCCTTGCCTATACGGGCAGCCGTTTTGTGCTGGAAATGATTCTGCATCGGAGTTGA
- a CDS encoding bacterial extracellular solute-binding family protein, whose translation MRFSHLLQSSVLAAALASGAAQAQTVILYSSNNTDTIDTAVDAVKKTMPKLDVRPLTGGTGTLMKRIEAEAQNPRGDLFWSGGFGTLGAYRAQLEPYTPKDIAAIPAEFRGPDNLWMGTNVHVMAMMVNERQLKGSAAPLTWSDLMQPQWKGKFAITDPSKSGTAYMLVYGLYKQFGTEGLDKIAANAVITGSSGTTYKGVAAGEYPVGLTLEYAAQEYVAGGQKEIKLVYPSEGSYLAPEGMFIIKGAKNAEAARQLYEGLLSKEAQTAQLVKNFRRPSRSDIEVSKLTTLPELAAIKIFPVDQLEAAADYEKVIAAWNAAVAKAR comes from the coding sequence ATGCGCTTCTCTCACCTGCTGCAATCCAGCGTTCTGGCTGCTGCGTTGGCCTCCGGCGCCGCCCAGGCTCAGACGGTCATCCTCTACTCATCGAACAACACCGACACCATCGATACCGCGGTGGATGCCGTCAAAAAGACCATGCCCAAGCTGGACGTCAGGCCGCTCACCGGTGGCACCGGCACGCTGATGAAACGCATCGAGGCGGAAGCGCAAAACCCGCGCGGCGACCTCTTCTGGAGCGGCGGCTTCGGCACGCTGGGTGCCTATCGTGCCCAGCTGGAACCCTACACCCCCAAAGACATTGCGGCGATCCCGGCCGAGTTCCGCGGCCCGGACAATTTGTGGATGGGCACCAACGTTCATGTCATGGCGATGATGGTCAACGAACGCCAGCTAAAGGGAAGCGCCGCGCCGCTGACCTGGTCAGACCTGATGCAGCCCCAGTGGAAGGGTAAATTCGCCATTACGGACCCCTCCAAGAGTGGCACGGCCTATATGCTGGTCTACGGTTTGTACAAACAATTCGGCACTGAAGGCCTGGACAAGATCGCCGCCAATGCCGTGATCACCGGGTCATCAGGCACGACATACAAGGGCGTGGCGGCGGGCGAATACCCGGTCGGCCTGACCTTGGAATACGCGGCTCAGGAATACGTCGCCGGGGGCCAGAAAGAAATCAAACTGGTCTACCCGTCCGAAGGCAGCTACCTGGCGCCCGAAGGCATGTTCATCATAAAAGGCGCCAAAAACGCCGAGGCCGCGCGCCAGCTCTACGAGGGCCTGCTCAGCAAAGAAGCGCAAACCGCGCAGCTCGTGAAGAACTTCCGCCGTCCCTCGCGCAGCGACATCGAAGTCTCCAAGCTGACCACGCTGCCCGAGTTGGCCGCGATCAAGATCTTCCCCGTGGATCAACTGGAAGCAGCCGCGGACTACGAAAAAGTGATCGCCGCCTGGAACGCCGCCGTGGCCAAGGCCCGGTAA
- a CDS encoding putative membrane protein, whose amino-acid sequence MGKILFWFIAILVILTGWRMLNARNSRRAAPPRRRATPPVAKPPETMVRCAHCGIHIPRSEAVLQNGQTWCSVEHARLGPPR is encoded by the coding sequence GTGGGCAAGATACTTTTCTGGTTCATCGCCATCCTGGTCATCCTGACCGGCTGGCGCATGCTCAATGCGCGCAATAGCCGCCGCGCGGCGCCCCCCCGGCGCCGCGCCACGCCGCCTGTGGCCAAACCCCCTGAAACCATGGTGCGGTGCGCCCATTGCGGCATCCATATACCGCGCTCGGAGGCCGTGCTGCAAAACGGCCAGACCTGGTGCAGCGTCGAGCACGCCCGGCTGGGCCCGCCGCGATAG
- a CDS encoding ABC transporter family protein — MLEVENLSVAYGGVQAVRDLSLQVRAGEITALLGANGAGKSSTLMAIVGAVRPKSGRVSFEGRDITGTPPQHLVAQGIALIPEGARVFARQSVAQNLRLGAHTVRDEAVFAERLQRVYDLFPRLKERQEQLAGTMSGGERQMLAIGRALMSGPRLLLIDEPSLGLSPLLVEQVFDALAALNRDDGLSVLLVEQNMNQALEVASRAYVMQSGRVALQGGAEELAASDEVRQAYLGM; from the coding sequence ATGCTCGAAGTGGAAAACCTGAGCGTGGCCTATGGTGGCGTCCAGGCCGTGCGCGATCTGTCATTGCAGGTACGAGCCGGCGAAATCACCGCGCTCTTGGGCGCCAATGGCGCGGGCAAGTCCAGCACGTTGATGGCCATCGTGGGCGCGGTGCGGCCGAAAAGCGGGCGGGTGAGTTTCGAGGGGCGTGACATCACGGGTACGCCGCCTCAGCATCTCGTCGCCCAGGGCATTGCCCTGATTCCGGAAGGCGCGCGGGTCTTTGCGCGCCAGTCGGTGGCGCAGAATCTGCGGCTAGGTGCGCATACGGTGCGCGATGAGGCGGTGTTCGCCGAACGCCTGCAGCGGGTCTATGACCTGTTTCCGCGCCTGAAAGAGCGTCAGGAGCAGTTGGCCGGCACAATGTCGGGCGGCGAGCGCCAGATGCTGGCCATCGGCCGCGCCCTCATGAGTGGTCCGCGTCTTTTGCTGATCGACGAGCCCAGTCTGGGCCTGTCGCCGCTATTGGTCGAGCAGGTTTTCGATGCGTTGGCCGCACTGAACCGTGACGATGGCCTGTCGGTGCTGCTGGTCGAGCAGAACATGAACCAGGCGCTGGAAGTCGCCAGCCGGGCGTACGTCATGCAAAGCGGCCGCGTCGCCCTGCAAGGCGGAGCCGAAGAGCTGGCCGCCTCCGATGAGGTGCGGCAGGCGTATCTGGGAATGTAG
- the ffh gene encoding signal recognition particle protein — protein MLDNLTQRLSRVVKTLRGEARLTEANTQEMLREVRMALLEADVALPVVRDFVARVKEKALGEDVSSSLTPGQALVGVVHKELTSLMGGDLGPGSGELSLAVQPPAVILMAGLQGAGKTTTTGKLARWLSEGEHTQGGRKTGKKKVLVVSADVYRPAAIDQLKSVAAQVGVDFLPSDPSQKPEDIARNAVEHARRHHYDVLIVDTAGRLGIDEAMMREIAALHALVKPVETLFVVDAMQGQDAVNTARAFAEALPLTGVVLTKLDGDARGGAALSVRHITGKPLKFVGVSEKLDGLQAFHPERMAQRVLGMGDIVSLVEQAQKNIDIAEAEKLAKKIKSGDKFDLNDFREQLGPVKKLGDMNSLLEKLPSQFQQAAGQLQGGQAEKQLRRTEGILNSMTAGERAKPELIKASRKRRIAAGAGVPVQEVNRLLNQFEQMQGMMKQMKKGGMAKMMRAMRGLKGMGRFGGFGR, from the coding sequence ATGCTCGATAACCTTACTCAACGCCTGTCGCGCGTCGTCAAGACGCTGCGCGGCGAAGCCCGCCTGACCGAGGCCAACACCCAGGAGATGCTGCGCGAGGTGCGCATGGCGCTGCTGGAGGCCGACGTGGCCCTGCCCGTGGTGCGCGATTTCGTGGCGCGCGTCAAAGAAAAGGCCCTGGGCGAGGACGTCTCCTCCAGCCTGACGCCGGGCCAGGCCCTGGTCGGCGTGGTGCATAAAGAACTGACTTCCCTCATGGGGGGCGATCTGGGCCCGGGCAGCGGCGAGCTGTCGCTGGCCGTGCAGCCGCCGGCGGTCATCCTCATGGCCGGCCTGCAAGGCGCCGGCAAGACGACCACGACCGGCAAGCTGGCTCGCTGGCTGTCCGAGGGCGAACACACCCAGGGCGGCCGCAAGACGGGCAAAAAGAAGGTGCTGGTGGTCTCGGCCGACGTCTATCGTCCCGCGGCCATCGACCAGCTCAAGAGCGTGGCCGCTCAGGTCGGCGTGGATTTTCTGCCGTCGGATCCGAGCCAGAAGCCCGAGGACATCGCCCGCAATGCGGTCGAGCATGCCCGTCGCCATCATTACGACGTGCTGATCGTCGACACGGCCGGCCGTCTGGGCATCGACGAGGCCATGATGCGCGAGATTGCCGCGTTGCATGCGCTGGTCAAGCCGGTGGAAACGCTGTTCGTGGTCGACGCCATGCAGGGCCAGGATGCGGTCAATACCGCGCGGGCGTTTGCCGAGGCGCTGCCGCTGACCGGTGTGGTGCTGACCAAGTTGGACGGCGACGCGCGCGGCGGCGCGGCGCTGTCGGTGCGTCACATCACCGGCAAGCCATTGAAGTTCGTCGGCGTATCGGAAAAGCTCGATGGTCTGCAGGCCTTTCACCCGGAGCGCATGGCGCAACGGGTGCTGGGCATGGGCGACATCGTCTCGTTGGTCGAGCAGGCGCAGAAAAACATCGACATCGCCGAGGCCGAGAAGCTCGCCAAGAAGATCAAGTCGGGCGACAAGTTCGACCTCAATGACTTCCGCGAGCAACTGGGCCCGGTCAAAAAGCTGGGCGACATGAATTCGCTGCTGGAGAAGCTGCCATCGCAGTTTCAACAGGCTGCCGGCCAGTTGCAGGGCGGGCAGGCCGAGAAGCAGTTGCGCCGCACCGAAGGCATTCTGAACTCCATGACCGCAGGCGAGCGCGCCAAGCCCGAGCTCATCAAGGCCTCGCGCAAGCGCCGCATCGCCGCGGGCGCGGGCGTGCCGGTGCAGGAAGTCAACCGCCTGCTCAATCAGTTCGAGCAGATGCAGGGCATGATGAAGCAGATGAAAAAAGGCGGCATGGCCAAGATGATGCGCGCCATGCGAGGCCTGAAGGGCATGGGCCGTTTTGGCGGGTTCGGCCGGTAA
- a CDS encoding binding--dependent transport system inner membrane component family protein: MVFTLVVGNFALSIMLGSRVPLLSVMTYNTFVNEMGGSPTLQSAMSVVSIGIVAAVLFVQKRMVERKVYTMTQGRAPAPRRVRSWAAAGYAGGVTLVVLLSMLPLVVVFIAAFTHTSGPVMHWGSWSLTSMQRALQGAPEPILNSITFSSLATLIGVAFALLASYLTVKKRSRATQFLDYILVLPLTISGTVLGIALVQTFNTGWLVLAGTSAIMVLCYTVRRLPFAVRNASSTLFNIPDSIEEASISLGVSPLKTFFKVMLPAMKASIISSAILMWLTTISELSASIVAYSGGLETMPIAIFRQVDGGRLGMASAYGAALVTVILVPVVVSIKAFKVNLFSGK, translated from the coding sequence GTGGTATTCACGCTGGTCGTTGGTAATTTCGCCTTGTCCATCATGCTGGGCAGCCGAGTGCCGTTGCTGTCCGTGATGACCTACAACACCTTCGTCAACGAAATGGGCGGCAGCCCCACCTTGCAAAGCGCCATGTCGGTCGTGTCCATCGGCATTGTGGCCGCCGTGCTCTTCGTGCAAAAGCGCATGGTCGAACGCAAGGTCTACACCATGACACAGGGCCGAGCGCCCGCCCCCCGGCGCGTGCGCTCCTGGGCCGCTGCGGGTTATGCCGGTGGCGTCACCCTCGTGGTGCTGCTGTCGATGCTGCCGCTGGTGGTAGTGTTCATCGCAGCGTTCACGCACACCAGCGGCCCGGTCATGCACTGGGGTTCATGGTCACTGACAAGCATGCAACGCGCGCTGCAAGGCGCTCCGGAGCCGATTCTCAACTCCATAACGTTTTCGTCGCTGGCAACGCTTATCGGGGTGGCCTTTGCTCTGCTGGCGAGCTATCTCACCGTCAAAAAACGCAGTCGCGCCACACAGTTTCTGGATTACATCCTGGTGCTGCCGCTGACGATATCCGGCACCGTCCTGGGCATTGCGCTGGTGCAGACTTTCAATACGGGATGGCTTGTCCTGGCGGGTACCTCGGCCATCATGGTGCTGTGCTACACCGTGCGCCGGCTGCCGTTTGCCGTGCGCAACGCCTCGTCCACCCTGTTCAACATTCCCGACTCCATCGAGGAGGCGTCGATCAGCCTGGGCGTATCGCCCCTGAAGACGTTTTTTAAAGTGATGTTGCCGGCCATGAAAGCTTCCATCATCTCTTCGGCCATTCTCATGTGGTTGACCACGATATCGGAGCTATCGGCTTCGATCGTGGCCTATAGCGGCGGGTTGGAAACCATGCCCATCGCCATTTTTCGTCAGGTTGACGGCGGGCGCCTGGGCATGGCCTCTGCCTACGGCGCGGCCCTGGTCACCGTGATCCTCGTGCCGGTCGTCGTGTCGATCAAGGCGTTCAAAGTCAACCTGTTCTCCGGCAAGTAG